From Nitrospiraceae bacterium, a single genomic window includes:
- a CDS encoding co-chaperone GroES → MAATKEKEKKEAKEGSSAKGFRPLGDRVFVTYTEELERTAGGIYVPDSAREKPQRGTIEAAGPDVENVKVGDQVLFDKYSGTKIKVENDDCLILKEEDILGVFEN, encoded by the coding sequence ATGGCAGCCACAAAAGAAAAGGAAAAGAAGGAAGCCAAAGAGGGCAGCAGCGCGAAGGGATTCCGGCCTTTAGGGGATCGTGTGTTCGTAACTTACACCGAAGAATTGGAGCGAACAGCAGGGGGAATTTATGTGCCGGATTCAGCTCGTGAAAAACCACAAAGAGGCACCATTGAAGCTGCAGGACCTGATGTTGAAAATGTGAAAGTTGGCGATCAAGTCTTGTTTGACAAATATTCTGGAACCAAAATTAAGGTTGAAAACGATGACTGTTTAATCTTAAAAGAAGAAGATATTTTGGGCGTCTTCGAAAATTAA
- the groL gene encoding chaperonin GroEL (60 kDa chaperone family; promotes refolding of misfolded polypeptides especially under stressful conditions; forms two stacked rings of heptamers to form a barrel-shaped 14mer; ends can be capped by GroES; misfolded proteins enter the barrel where they are refolded when GroES binds) produces the protein MAKQLQYSEKARASILSGVNQLADAVKATLGPKGRNAILDKKFGAPTITKDGVTVAKEIELKNPYENMGAQLVREVASKTSDTAGDGTTTATVLAQAIYREGVKNITAGANPMEIKRGIDKAVEVAIEELKKFSKPCQTKKEISQIGSISANNDHTIGDLIAEAMDKVGKDGVITVEEAKSMSTSLDVVEGMQFDRGYISPYFVTNADRMEASLEDAFLLIVEKKISAMKDLLPILEQVAKMGKPLVIIAEDVEGEALATLVVNKLRGTLNVAAVKAPGFGDRRKAMLEDIATLTGGQVISEEVGLKLESVKLTDLGRAKRVNIDKDNTTIVEGAGDPKRIEGRVKQIKTQVEETTSDYDREKLQERLAKMVGGVAVINVGAATETEMKEKKARVEDALHATKAAVEEGIVPGGGVALLRCVPALEKMKLDHDQQVGVNIVKRSLEEPIRQISINAGAEGSIIVEKVRGETTNRGYNAGTGEFVDMVEAGVIDPTKVARCALQNAASVAGLMLTTEVMVTEIPEAKAEGAGMPGGHDHGMGGMGGMGGF, from the coding sequence ATGGCTAAGCAGTTGCAATACAGTGAAAAGGCACGTGCGTCTATATTGAGCGGAGTGAATCAATTGGCAGATGCGGTGAAAGCGACATTAGGGCCAAAAGGCCGGAATGCGATTCTCGACAAGAAATTTGGTGCCCCAACCATCACCAAAGACGGCGTGACGGTAGCCAAGGAAATCGAGTTAAAGAATCCGTACGAAAACATGGGCGCCCAGCTTGTTCGGGAAGTGGCAAGTAAAACGAGTGATACCGCTGGTGATGGAACCACCACTGCGACGGTATTGGCACAGGCCATTTATCGTGAAGGGGTCAAAAATATCACGGCAGGCGCCAATCCAATGGAGATCAAACGGGGAATTGATAAAGCCGTTGAAGTTGCGATTGAAGAATTGAAAAAGTTCAGCAAGCCTTGCCAGACAAAAAAGGAAATTTCTCAAATTGGTTCAATCTCCGCCAATAATGATCACACCATTGGTGACCTGATCGCCGAGGCAATGGATAAAGTGGGGAAAGATGGCGTCATCACCGTAGAAGAAGCCAAATCCATGTCGACCTCCTTGGATGTAGTCGAGGGAATGCAGTTTGATCGCGGGTATATCTCTCCCTATTTCGTAACCAATGCCGATCGCATGGAAGCTTCATTGGAAGACGCGTTCTTACTCATTGTTGAAAAGAAAATTAGCGCCATGAAAGACTTGCTCCCTATTCTGGAGCAAGTTGCGAAAATGGGGAAACCGTTAGTCATTATTGCTGAAGATGTCGAAGGCGAAGCCCTGGCAACATTGGTGGTCAACAAACTTCGTGGCACGTTAAATGTGGCAGCAGTTAAGGCTCCTGGCTTTGGTGATAGACGAAAGGCCATGTTGGAGGATATTGCCACCCTGACGGGCGGGCAAGTGATCTCCGAGGAAGTGGGACTCAAACTCGAAAGCGTGAAACTGACGGACCTCGGTCGGGCCAAACGGGTAAACATTGACAAGGACAATACCACGATCGTGGAAGGGGCTGGAGATCCCAAACGGATTGAAGGTCGCGTGAAGCAAATTAAAACACAGGTTGAGGAGACCACATCCGATTATGATCGGGAAAAATTGCAAGAGCGATTGGCGAAAATGGTTGGTGGCGTGGCCGTAATCAATGTAGGCGCCGCAACGGAAACAGAAATGAAGGAAAAGAAAGCTCGTGTGGAAGATGCCCTTCATGCGACAAAAGCCGCAGTAGAGGAAGGTATTGTTCCTGGCGGAGGCGTGGCTCTCCTTCGTTGTGTACCGGCTTTGGAAAAGATGAAATTAGACCACGATCAACAAGTCGGCGTAAATATCGTCAAGCGCTCCCTGGAAGAACCTATTCGACAAATTTCCATCAATGCAGGCGCAGAAGGCTCCATTATCGTGGAAAAGGTTCGAGGTGAAACCACAAACCGAGGATACAATGCAGGTACCGGAGAATTTGTGGATATGGTTGAGGCCGGTGTGATTGATCCGACCAAGGTCGCACGTTGTGCGTTGCAAAACGCTGCCAGCGTAGCAGGGCTCATGCTCACCACAGAAGTCATGGTTACAGAAATCCCAGAAGCAAAGGCAGAAGGTGCTGGAATGCCTGGGGGCCATGACCACGGCATGGGCGGTATGGGCGGCATGGGCGGATTCTAA